TTTCTATGGCCAAGATAATCGACATCGCTTTTATGAACAAATATATCAGTTCCATCTTCTGATGTAATGAAACCAAATCCTTTCCTGGGATTAAACCATTTTACAGTTCCCTGGGGCATGACTCCTCCTAAGGTATCTTGATTGATTAATTGCTAT
This portion of the candidate division KSB1 bacterium genome encodes:
- a CDS encoding cold-shock protein, which produces MPQGTVKWFNPRKGFGFITSEDGTDIFVHKSDVDYLGHRNQLAEGLKVSFEVEKSPKGQKAIKVRTPDAPTL